A DNA window from Oligoflexus sp. contains the following coding sequences:
- a CDS encoding ABC transporter ATP-binding protein, which yields MSKPLLQLDQVSVHYGGIQALRDVSLSVASGEIVTLIGANGAGKTSCLRAISGLIKIGGGSIQWNGQDLKKMDAAHRVRLGLAHAPEGRMVLAQQSVEDNLKLGAFVHRRDRASAEQSLEEAYQLFPRLRERRHQSAGTLSGGEQQMLAIGRALMARPKLLLLDEPSLGLAPLVVAEIFDRMRGLNEKGMALLLVEQNAQLALRLAQRAYVLESGQIVLEGKAQDLLRDSRVRTAYLGA from the coding sequence ATGTCCAAACCCCTTCTTCAGCTGGACCAGGTCTCCGTTCATTATGGAGGCATTCAGGCCCTGAGGGATGTTTCGCTGAGCGTCGCGTCCGGTGAGATCGTGACTCTGATCGGGGCCAACGGCGCGGGAAAAACCAGCTGTCTGCGCGCCATCTCGGGTTTGATTAAAATCGGCGGCGGCTCCATTCAATGGAATGGTCAGGATCTGAAAAAAATGGATGCCGCCCATCGCGTGCGCCTTGGACTTGCGCATGCGCCCGAGGGCCGCATGGTGCTCGCGCAGCAAAGTGTCGAGGATAATCTTAAACTCGGAGCCTTTGTGCATCGGCGCGACCGGGCAAGTGCCGAGCAATCCCTCGAAGAAGCCTACCAACTTTTTCCGCGACTTCGGGAAAGGCGTCATCAATCGGCCGGAACCTTATCGGGAGGCGAGCAGCAGATGCTGGCCATTGGCCGTGCATTGATGGCAAGACCGAAGCTTTTGTTGCTCGATGAACCGAGCCTCGGACTGGCGCCGCTGGTGGTCGCCGAGATCTTCGATCGCATGCGGGGACTTAATGAAAAGGGCATGGCGCTGCTTTTGGTTGAGCAGAATGCGCAGCTGGCTTTACGTTTGGCCCAGAGGGCCTATGTTTTGGAAAGTGGTCAGATCGTTTTGGAAGGGAAGGCCCAGGATCTTCTGCGCGATTCCCGGGTGAGAACCGCGTACCTGGGCGCCTGA
- a CDS encoding flippase yields MDETQPHSMHRKIARNVSLLSLSVGMTMLIGLALKMILPRIMGPEKMGVFYFADSFTTAFFAFLPLGFTTYINRTVPSDHGHVRDIFGTIVLVELMMAALISVAMFVGLWVFKRDAGAETWSTVMIMGVYAATFNFQRNILQKIFIAIDQVRLVSIINVVVKIVLVGGCFIVFKLHPTILLVAVMHALSEMFGLAYMMLQARRQQFFGAGFNSDRLQTLLKASLPFYIAGVLTTFFTETDTNMLSFLSTDIEVGYFGSANKLIGVFLLLIPILQSSFTPALSQALHDGQGQFEKLYKQLMNLILVCCLPLSIVLVLFGDYISRLLYGDGFQASYKILCFLAPVLTMMYINTFTGACLYLSSSGGKISRIFIVGLIINVVLDYFAIPFGMKFGPGGAGVAVTFCTFLCEVYTFLAMTRIFPNRVLDMKLFKNMLVILAPCWLGMIFYELMIALNFWQRLGIAALVPFYALLTRLVTMTEIKAFTRFLRSTLTS; encoded by the coding sequence ATGGATGAGACGCAGCCGCACAGCATGCATCGCAAAATCGCTCGTAACGTCTCCCTTCTCAGTCTGTCCGTGGGCATGACCATGCTGATCGGTCTGGCCCTCAAGATGATCCTGCCGCGCATCATGGGCCCGGAAAAGATGGGGGTCTTTTATTTCGCGGATTCCTTCACCACGGCGTTCTTCGCTTTTCTTCCGCTTGGTTTCACGACCTATATCAATCGCACGGTGCCGAGCGACCACGGGCATGTGCGGGATATTTTCGGAACCATCGTCCTTGTGGAACTCATGATGGCCGCCCTGATTTCCGTGGCCATGTTCGTCGGTCTCTGGGTCTTCAAACGCGATGCGGGGGCCGAGACCTGGAGCACGGTGATGATCATGGGCGTCTATGCCGCGACCTTCAACTTCCAGCGGAACATCCTGCAGAAGATCTTCATTGCCATTGACCAGGTGCGTTTGGTTTCCATCATCAACGTCGTGGTGAAAATCGTTCTGGTCGGCGGCTGCTTCATCGTTTTCAAACTGCATCCGACCATACTTTTGGTGGCGGTGATGCATGCCCTCTCGGAAATGTTCGGCCTCGCTTATATGATGCTGCAGGCGCGGCGTCAGCAGTTTTTCGGCGCCGGATTCAACAGCGATCGGCTCCAGACGCTTCTGAAAGCCAGTCTGCCCTTCTATATCGCGGGTGTGCTGACCACATTTTTTACCGAGACCGACACCAATATGCTCAGCTTTTTGAGCACGGATATCGAGGTGGGCTACTTTGGTTCGGCGAATAAGCTCATCGGCGTTTTCCTCCTTCTCATCCCCATCCTGCAGAGCTCCTTCACGCCGGCTCTGTCGCAGGCGCTGCATGATGGGCAGGGGCAGTTTGAAAAACTCTATAAGCAGCTGATGAATCTGATCCTGGTTTGCTGCCTGCCCCTCAGCATCGTGCTTGTGCTCTTTGGCGACTATATTTCGCGGCTGCTTTACGGGGATGGTTTTCAGGCCAGCTATAAAATTCTCTGCTTTCTGGCGCCCGTTTTAACGATGATGTACATCAATACCTTTACCGGAGCCTGCCTCTATCTTTCGAGTTCAGGTGGAAAGATTTCGCGGATTTTCATCGTGGGCTTGATCATCAACGTGGTGCTGGATTATTTCGCCATTCCATTTGGTATGAAATTCGGTCCTGGTGGTGCCGGTGTGGCTGTTACGTTCTGCACCTTCCTCTGCGAAGTTTACACCTTTTTGGCGATGACCCGCATCTTTCCGAACCGTGTCCTGGACATGAAGCTCTTCAAAAATATGCTCGTCATCCTTGCTCCCTGCTGGCTGGGCATGATTTTCTATGAACTCATGATCGCTCTCAACTTCTGGCAGCGCCTGGGAATCGCGGCTCTGGTCCCGTTTTATGCGCTGCTCACGCGCCTTGTAACGATGACCGAGATCAAGGCTTTTACCAGGTTCCTGCGTTCGACTCTTACTTCGTGA
- a CDS encoding DUF493 family protein — MAFFEQLKTRLDTVHTWPSNYLFKFIVPLHKKDELMDVLPTGLIEEKLSRTGKYISVSLRTRIEASDDIIAVYQKASLIEGIVSL, encoded by the coding sequence ATGGCATTTTTTGAACAGCTTAAAACCAGATTGGACACGGTGCACACCTGGCCTTCAAACTATCTCTTCAAGTTCATCGTGCCGCTGCACAAGAAAGATGAACTGATGGACGTTTTGCCCACAGGCCTGATCGAAGAAAAACTTTCCCGCACGGGTAAATATATATCCGTCAGCCTCCGTACACGTATCGAGGCTTCGGATGATATCATCGCCGTCTATCAAAAAGCCTCTTTGATCGAAGGCATCGTATCCCTTTAA
- a CDS encoding branched-chain amino acid ABC transporter ATP-binding protein/permease, with product MPELDAFIIIVMLQQALLGISLYVPLMSGQLSLASPAFYAIGGYLAALISTKMFQDAEGLYPWTWVLAEMLLAGVLCFILAQAIGRMVLRLRGIYLALATLALVEVVRVTCLNLEWTGGAIGIFSIPQVFEEQKGYLWLFLPLFLLILAAVRGLERGRLGEAFRALREDEYAAAAMGIDPARCKTLAFALGAAIAGITGVASAHLLNTWNARQGTFDASINILAYVVIGGPWSVWGAALGGAMLSALPEVLRPLQDYRLVVNGSLIVLASLYLPRGLIPDRPRRRPRPQSWPALREAGLPNRDTVLKVDQLAVQFGGLKAVQNLSLEIRRGEIFGLIGPNGAGKTTVFNALTGFVTPSSGAISFLGQDLTRASVHHRARLGLMRTFQNLRLLRKQTVLDNILSATHRFSAQERKKIFPAGAAAEAWAWMEFVGLLDKADRSAGDLNYGDQRRLELARALMSRPEVLLMDEPVAGMNPSEKAGMQALIRQIRDRFGITVILIEHHVPLVLGICDRIAVLNFGELIALGEPAVIQNDAAVRKAYLGSAEETPL from the coding sequence ATGCCGGAATTGGATGCGTTCATAATTATTGTGATGCTGCAGCAGGCTCTGCTCGGCATCAGCCTTTACGTGCCTTTGATGAGTGGTCAGCTGTCGTTGGCCTCGCCCGCGTTTTATGCGATCGGTGGTTATCTCGCAGCTTTGATATCGACCAAAATGTTTCAGGACGCTGAAGGTCTTTATCCCTGGACCTGGGTGCTCGCCGAGATGCTGCTGGCCGGTGTTCTTTGTTTTATCCTGGCCCAGGCTATCGGCCGCATGGTGCTGAGGCTGCGCGGAATTTATCTGGCGCTTGCGACGCTGGCCCTGGTCGAAGTCGTGCGCGTGACCTGTTTGAATCTGGAGTGGACCGGCGGCGCGATTGGAATCTTTTCCATACCGCAGGTTTTTGAAGAGCAAAAGGGCTATCTTTGGCTGTTTTTGCCGCTTTTTTTGCTGATCCTCGCCGCTGTTCGCGGGCTGGAACGCGGACGTCTGGGTGAAGCCTTTCGCGCTCTGCGTGAAGATGAATATGCGGCCGCGGCGATGGGGATTGATCCCGCCCGCTGCAAGACGCTGGCTTTTGCGCTCGGGGCTGCGATCGCAGGGATTACAGGAGTAGCCAGTGCCCATCTTCTGAATACCTGGAATGCGCGGCAGGGCACATTTGATGCGAGCATCAATATCCTTGCCTACGTGGTCATCGGCGGGCCCTGGTCGGTGTGGGGCGCGGCTCTGGGGGGCGCGATGCTTTCAGCTTTGCCCGAGGTTTTAAGACCGCTTCAGGATTATCGCCTTGTGGTGAATGGAAGCCTGATAGTCCTCGCGAGCCTCTATCTGCCGCGCGGACTCATTCCCGATCGCCCTCGGCGGCGTCCGCGTCCTCAATCCTGGCCGGCTCTGCGGGAGGCAGGCCTGCCGAACCGTGATACGGTTCTGAAGGTGGATCAGCTGGCTGTGCAGTTCGGTGGTCTTAAAGCCGTTCAGAATCTTTCGCTGGAGATTCGGCGCGGAGAAATCTTCGGACTCATCGGCCCGAATGGAGCCGGGAAAACCACGGTATTCAATGCGCTGACAGGTTTTGTGACGCCCAGCTCGGGAGCCATTTCATTTTTGGGCCAGGACCTGACGCGTGCCTCGGTGCATCATCGAGCGCGGCTCGGACTCATGCGAACCTTTCAGAACCTCAGGCTTCTTCGCAAGCAGACCGTTTTGGATAACATACTTTCGGCCACCCATCGCTTCTCTGCTCAGGAAAGAAAGAAAATCTTTCCCGCGGGCGCTGCGGCCGAGGCCTGGGCCTGGATGGAATTCGTCGGGCTTTTGGATAAAGCGGATCGCTCTGCAGGGGATTTGAATTATGGGGATCAAAGGCGTTTGGAATTGGCCCGGGCTTTGATGTCACGACCTGAGGTGCTGTTGATGGATGAACCTGTGGCCGGCATGAATCCCAGCGAAAAGGCCGGCATGCAGGCTCTGATTCGCCAGATCCGGGATCGCTTTGGAATCACGGTGATCCTGATCGAACATCATGTGCCGCTTGTTTTAGGTATCTGTGATCGCATCGCGGTTTTGAATTTCGGCGAATTGATCGCGCTCGGTGAACCGGCCGTGATTCAAAATGATGCCGCTGTGCGCAAGGCTTATTTGGGATCGGCTGAGGAGACGCCTTTATGA
- a CDS encoding branched-chain amino acid ABC transporter permease — protein sequence MLQILLNGLSIGSVYALFALGYALVFSLLGVINFAQGAVFAIGAYLTWSLTSGSWGGGQLPLWETDVRLPFLLAAGISIVVCAALSALIERFAFEPLRRRKAEPLLYLVSSLGVAIVLVNALLLIYGAETRNFDLESMSFIPVLVEWGELRVRGIQLVILAISLLSLAALLLIFRFSMLGKALRAVAENQTTASLLGIPVHRTIVLTFALSGALASLAGTLVASGFSIPGPHFGLLFGLKGLAVIVLGGMGEISGAVLGGLMLGLIEAAVPAEYSGYKEAVAFALLFVGLMVRPQGLLGRRTLEKL from the coding sequence ATGCTGCAAATCCTGCTGAATGGACTATCCATCGGATCGGTCTACGCGCTTTTTGCTTTGGGCTATGCTTTGGTTTTTTCGCTGCTCGGCGTGATAAACTTCGCGCAGGGCGCCGTCTTTGCCATCGGTGCTTACTTAACCTGGAGCCTGACGAGCGGCAGCTGGGGCGGTGGCCAGCTGCCTCTTTGGGAGACGGATGTTCGGCTGCCCTTTCTTCTGGCCGCAGGAATCTCCATCGTGGTCTGCGCCGCGCTCAGCGCCCTGATCGAACGCTTTGCGTTTGAACCTTTGCGCCGCCGCAAGGCCGAGCCTTTGCTTTACCTCGTTTCGAGCCTGGGCGTGGCGATCGTCCTGGTCAATGCCCTTCTTCTGATTTACGGCGCGGAAACCCGGAATTTTGATTTGGAAAGCATGAGTTTCATTCCTGTGCTTGTGGAGTGGGGTGAGCTACGCGTTCGCGGCATTCAGCTCGTGATCCTGGCCATATCCCTTCTATCTTTGGCGGCGCTCCTCCTTATCTTCCGCTTCTCCATGCTCGGCAAGGCCCTGCGCGCCGTGGCGGAAAATCAGACGACCGCGAGCCTTCTGGGCATTCCTGTTCATCGTACGATAGTTCTGACCTTCGCTCTGTCCGGGGCGCTCGCGAGTCTTGCCGGTACCCTGGTCGCCAGCGGTTTCAGTATTCCTGGTCCGCATTTCGGTCTGCTCTTTGGCCTGAAAGGACTGGCGGTCATCGTGCTGGGCGGCATGGGCGAGATCTCCGGGGCTGTGCTCGGCGGCCTTATGCTCGGATTGATTGAAGCCGCTGTGCCCGCAGAGTATTCGGGTTACAAGGAAGCGGTAGCCTTTGCCCTTTTATTCGTGGGTCTGATGGTGCGTCCGCAGGGTCTTTTGGGACGGCGGACTCTGGAAAAACTTTGA
- a CDS encoding GH36-type glycosyl hydrolase domain-containing protein — MNLAQAAPDDSLNPSYGSGNHGVWVEDEFGLPAYQYTGCTDVLKPCIDGQDVVHQLGNDGVNALAHGDGYVELYSARSYHRFANHYNETARDYAGGFGWVKDGSSTFSTLWKDRPANSRYERVFGMGYFKKTIEVNGLQVEHYIYLSEGEDAVLRERIIFTNKSPLPKSISYVDYWDVAWFHPRIISGKVSSEYDDATVVTAYDAEQRVLKAIGQSEARDKERPDFWRDPVPQVSFVWHRRDAPQSFETLQSAFFGNGDRQLPEALRLSSLQNGLHAEGTLHNQDSVLATERSFVLAPGAHKILDLAFGLSPQDELPALVKRLEKQPDFTLPRIAARWALKIPRVNFPGHSWLGRELAWSYYYLRSGVLREDFFEARNLNQGSIYLYEWGTNSGPRSTFRHLLPLIYTDPDLAQESLLYFLRAMKPNGELPYSTAGYGAWHKQDLTPSDHSFWLLAAALEYVHATRDYGFLDKRINYWCEEGKGRCGNATVWEMLVAAYLYTKNEVGTGSHGLVRLLNSDWDDFLVLFSPDRSSTISLGESTMNTALALQTYPAFAELAEMRGDFVTSNSVREDSERLRTAMLEQWRGDHFNRGYVYTAAQQPVELGAKSVWIASNGIALGVPGLIDGSQRQQLIARMERENFNTSPVGLAAIGSEVFEGGTPGNWYSLAGPTIESLLLQGERDLAFRMFLKQTLANHAAAHPEYAPGIWSGPDMYFTPLDEKANLGRAGSTWCFQNMCMGHLPYTNMFAHSEPLLSSLRVAGVRADARGFVVDPGVPGPYSWTSPRFGLIYGENSVVGWMRAIANDSLSYRIRLPDSMRDDPQVLVNGILVRSQLEWKARGDGSMERFAVFDLPLHAEQYVHWLLH, encoded by the coding sequence GTGAACCTGGCTCAGGCCGCTCCCGATGACTCCTTGAATCCGAGTTACGGCAGTGGGAATCACGGCGTTTGGGTCGAGGACGAGTTCGGACTGCCAGCCTATCAATACACGGGTTGCACCGATGTCTTAAAACCCTGCATCGATGGGCAAGACGTTGTTCATCAGCTTGGTAATGATGGAGTCAACGCACTCGCCCATGGTGATGGTTACGTGGAGCTTTATAGCGCCCGCAGCTATCATCGTTTCGCCAACCATTACAATGAGACTGCACGTGACTACGCTGGTGGCTTCGGTTGGGTGAAGGACGGCAGCAGTACGTTCAGCACTCTTTGGAAAGATCGCCCAGCCAATAGCCGCTACGAGCGCGTTTTCGGTATGGGGTATTTCAAGAAGACCATCGAGGTCAATGGATTGCAAGTTGAACACTATATTTACTTGAGCGAAGGTGAAGACGCCGTTCTTCGTGAGCGCATTATCTTCACTAACAAGTCTCCTCTCCCTAAATCGATCTCTTATGTCGACTACTGGGATGTTGCCTGGTTCCATCCCCGCATTATCAGTGGAAAGGTCTCGTCGGAATACGATGACGCAACTGTTGTAACTGCCTATGATGCTGAGCAGAGAGTTCTGAAGGCTATCGGTCAGTCGGAGGCGCGGGATAAGGAGCGCCCAGATTTTTGGCGGGACCCTGTGCCTCAAGTCTCCTTTGTCTGGCACAGACGGGACGCCCCGCAAAGCTTCGAAACTTTGCAAAGCGCCTTTTTCGGCAACGGAGATCGACAACTTCCTGAAGCTCTTCGGCTGAGTTCACTGCAAAATGGTTTGCACGCCGAGGGTACGCTCCACAATCAGGACAGCGTACTGGCAACGGAGAGAAGTTTTGTCCTCGCGCCAGGCGCTCACAAAATTCTCGATCTTGCGTTCGGCCTCTCACCTCAAGATGAGCTGCCCGCGCTTGTCAAACGCCTGGAAAAGCAACCTGATTTCACACTGCCGCGCATAGCTGCACGATGGGCACTCAAAATTCCCCGTGTCAACTTCCCTGGACATTCCTGGCTTGGACGCGAGCTGGCATGGAGCTACTACTATCTGCGATCTGGGGTGCTGCGTGAAGACTTCTTCGAAGCCAGGAACCTCAATCAAGGGAGTATCTACCTCTATGAGTGGGGCACCAACTCAGGACCTCGTTCAACATTCCGGCATCTCCTGCCACTCATCTATACCGATCCTGATCTGGCCCAGGAGAGTCTTCTCTATTTTCTTCGAGCTATGAAACCGAATGGCGAACTCCCCTATTCGACGGCAGGCTATGGAGCCTGGCACAAGCAGGACTTAACGCCGAGCGACCACAGTTTCTGGCTGCTCGCTGCAGCCCTCGAATATGTCCATGCAACTCGCGACTATGGATTCCTCGACAAAAGGATCAATTATTGGTGCGAGGAAGGCAAGGGGCGCTGTGGTAATGCCACCGTTTGGGAAATGCTTGTCGCAGCCTACCTCTATACGAAAAACGAGGTGGGGACTGGATCCCATGGTCTGGTGCGGCTCTTGAATTCGGACTGGGATGACTTCCTGGTGCTTTTCTCCCCCGATCGCAGTTCCACGATCAGTCTCGGGGAATCGACGATGAATACAGCCCTGGCCTTGCAGACCTATCCCGCATTTGCTGAGCTTGCTGAAATGCGCGGTGATTTTGTAACTTCGAATTCCGTAAGGGAAGATTCGGAACGACTTCGCACTGCGATGCTTGAGCAGTGGCGTGGCGATCACTTCAATCGGGGCTATGTTTACACTGCAGCTCAGCAGCCGGTGGAATTGGGCGCGAAATCGGTATGGATAGCTTCAAATGGGATTGCGCTGGGCGTTCCTGGGCTGATCGATGGGAGCCAGCGCCAGCAGCTCATCGCTCGCATGGAACGGGAAAATTTCAATACATCGCCAGTTGGGTTGGCGGCCATAGGGTCTGAAGTTTTTGAAGGCGGAACGCCAGGCAATTGGTATTCGCTTGCTGGACCAACGATCGAGAGCCTCCTGCTTCAAGGCGAACGCGACTTGGCTTTCCGCATGTTTTTGAAACAAACTTTGGCGAATCATGCGGCCGCACATCCTGAATATGCTCCTGGAATCTGGTCCGGTCCAGACATGTATTTTACCCCTCTTGATGAGAAAGCAAATCTGGGTAGGGCGGGTTCAACCTGGTGCTTTCAGAATATGTGTATGGGTCATCTTCCTTATACCAATATGTTTGCTCATAGTGAGCCTTTGCTCAGTAGCCTGCGCGTAGCCGGCGTTCGGGCCGATGCGCGTGGCTTTGTCGTCGATCCCGGAGTGCCAGGACCATACTCATGGACCAGTCCTCGTTTTGGATTGATCTATGGTGAAAATTCTGTTGTTGGGTGGATGCGTGCCATCGCTAACGACAGTCTCAGTTATCGTATTCGACTGCCTGACAGCATGCGTGATGACCCGCAGGTCCTGGTCAACGGGATCCTGGTAAGATCCCAGCTGGAATGGAAAGCTCGCGGTGATGGGAGCATGGAGAGATTTGCGGTCTTTGATTTGCCACTGCACGCAGAACAATACGTGCACTGGCTGCTCCATTAA
- a CDS encoding 7TM diverse intracellular signaling domain-containing protein — translation MTPWNLPKTPWIALLLSMLATLVLFGDGPAQADHTFERHGDNLKYWFDATGQSDFAAAQNQDFQTIPKSSLGFGFTRGTLWVRLELPPHQDLYAQPHWIEFDSALLSHWQVFVPGRDQPVYEAGLSVPRSPSDHTRSPAFRITLDPGRPGLWYFRIRSDHAMNLNPEIHTQKTLEAKEKREAYFLGAYAGVMVFTYMLTLYIFIRTRHLNFLYYSLLLLFFHLVYQFTYNQMAGLYLWPQSPWWSNRAAILLGELTHIFGALFVRDTLQTQNHSPRLDLVIRLVPLRALFFISWAIFDMSPEVMKYSVLASMLCIFFYYGLGLKIWARGYAPARYFSIAWLPVLIGNALVFIQDLNLWVAPSPEWQETIRFEFPILGAAIQAILLGVAVGDQFRRTQREQREEQEAREKLEQSLDDAHTVQEAFIRSDSVNPLFEIRSSHQMSAKIGGDWLGYAYDAPRRRLVLAISDVTGHGLPSALLTGALHGAFYGLTAAEPVQSLSDAELVRVLMDRLDHVVRTTAQNTGLMATMALVCINLETYRIEYRNAGHTPVLISSRQGQHFMLKGGSPLGISDEPDFGHDSWQATAGDVIFLFTDGLLDQAENGQRNHLKAIAEHIRPEFSMDRIHGDIGQMMQRNQLTLEDDSSYLLCRLLAA, via the coding sequence TTGACCCCTTGGAATCTTCCCAAGACCCCATGGATAGCGTTGCTTCTCAGCATGCTTGCGACGCTCGTCCTCTTCGGTGATGGGCCCGCGCAGGCCGATCACACATTCGAGCGTCATGGGGACAATCTGAAGTACTGGTTCGATGCCACGGGTCAAAGCGATTTCGCAGCAGCGCAAAATCAGGATTTTCAAACTATTCCCAAAAGCTCCCTGGGATTTGGCTTCACCCGCGGCACCCTCTGGGTTCGCCTGGAATTGCCGCCGCATCAAGATCTTTACGCGCAGCCGCATTGGATCGAATTCGACTCCGCGCTGCTGAGTCACTGGCAGGTCTTCGTCCCGGGCCGGGACCAGCCTGTTTATGAGGCAGGCCTGAGCGTGCCCCGCTCACCGTCGGACCACACCCGATCTCCGGCCTTTCGCATCACCTTGGATCCGGGTCGTCCGGGACTCTGGTATTTTCGGATCAGGTCTGATCACGCTATGAATCTGAATCCCGAGATTCATACGCAAAAAACCCTGGAAGCCAAGGAAAAACGCGAAGCCTATTTTCTGGGCGCGTATGCCGGCGTCATGGTCTTCACCTATATGCTGACGCTTTATATTTTCATCCGCACGCGTCACCTGAATTTTCTCTATTACAGTCTTCTGCTGCTGTTCTTTCACCTCGTCTATCAGTTCACCTATAATCAGATGGCCGGGCTTTATCTGTGGCCTCAGTCCCCCTGGTGGTCCAACCGGGCCGCGATCCTGCTGGGCGAGCTGACTCATATCTTCGGCGCTCTCTTCGTCAGGGATACGCTGCAAACGCAGAATCACAGTCCGCGTCTTGATCTTGTGATCCGGCTCGTGCCTCTGCGCGCGCTCTTTTTTATCAGCTGGGCTATTTTTGATATGTCGCCTGAGGTGATGAAGTATTCCGTCCTGGCTTCGATGCTCTGCATCTTCTTTTACTATGGCCTCGGTCTGAAGATCTGGGCGCGCGGCTATGCTCCGGCCCGATATTTTTCCATAGCCTGGCTGCCGGTTTTGATCGGCAATGCCCTCGTTTTCATTCAGGACCTGAATCTGTGGGTTGCGCCCAGCCCTGAATGGCAGGAAACGATCCGCTTTGAATTTCCCATCCTCGGCGCTGCGATCCAGGCGATCCTCCTGGGTGTCGCGGTCGGTGATCAGTTCCGCCGCACGCAAAGGGAACAGCGCGAGGAGCAGGAGGCTCGTGAAAAATTGGAGCAGAGCCTGGATGATGCCCATACGGTGCAGGAAGCCTTCATTCGAAGCGATAGCGTCAATCCCCTCTTTGAAATTCGCAGCTCGCATCAGATGAGCGCCAAGATCGGAGGCGACTGGCTGGGCTATGCGTACGATGCCCCGCGGCGGCGCCTCGTCCTCGCCATCTCGGATGTCACCGGCCACGGCCTGCCCTCGGCGCTGCTGACCGGGGCACTGCATGGGGCCTTTTATGGCCTGACCGCTGCCGAACCCGTGCAATCCCTCTCCGACGCGGAGCTGGTGCGCGTTCTCATGGATCGGCTGGATCATGTGGTGCGAACGACGGCCCAAAACACCGGACTCATGGCCACCATGGCTTTGGTTTGCATCAATCTGGAAACCTATCGCATCGAATATCGCAACGCTGGGCATACACCTGTTCTGATCAGCAGCCGCCAGGGCCAGCATTTCATGCTGAAAGGCGGCTCGCCTTTGGGGATCAGCGACGAACCCGATTTTGGTCACGACTCCTGGCAGGCCACCGCAGGGGACGTGATTTTCCTCTTCACCGATGGTCTTTTGGATCAAGCGGAAAACGGCCAGCGCAATCATCTGAAAGCCATAGCCGAACATATCCGCCCGGAATTTTCCATGGACCGCATTCATGGGGATATTGGGCAGATGATGCAGAGGAATCAGCTTACGCTGGAAGACGATTCCTCCTACCTTCTGTGTCGTTTGCTGGCTGCGTAG
- a CDS encoding ABC transporter substrate-binding protein gives MRANRSVQRIVLGGALLILAHSSRLWAVVQGPLPIGVAVSQTSNVALLGQEQVIGVRLAEEYFNSKGGVGGTKIQILLEDSAADEASTINAFNALLRKNVLAIIGPTLSQQAFAADPLADKAKVPVIGPSNTAKGIPQIGNYVSRVSAPIAIVAPHALEAALKRNPQLKSVAVLFAQNDAFSTSESQTFQEAVKADKRLQLGTAQKFQTTDTDFTTQVTEVMKVKPDLVIISGLAADGGNLVKQLRQLGYKGLIIGGNGLNTPNVFPVCQKYCDGILIAQAYSPEAPDPMNKVLVDLYQKKHKKMPGQFTAQAFTAVQVVVEALNALDQKKKITSYDLKDLRQDLNKQILSQSYQTPLGAISFDKDGEIVQKSFYVAEIKMEADNKNGTFAFLK, from the coding sequence ATGCGTGCGAATCGAAGCGTTCAACGGATCGTTCTGGGCGGTGCCCTTCTGATCCTTGCCCATAGTTCCCGGCTTTGGGCCGTCGTCCAGGGGCCCCTGCCTATCGGCGTGGCCGTGTCGCAAACCTCAAACGTCGCTCTGCTCGGTCAGGAGCAGGTCATCGGTGTGCGCCTCGCCGAGGAATATTTCAATAGCAAGGGTGGTGTCGGCGGCACGAAGATTCAAATACTGCTCGAAGATTCCGCCGCTGATGAAGCCTCGACCATCAATGCCTTCAATGCGCTTCTGCGAAAAAACGTTCTGGCCATCATCGGGCCGACTCTTTCGCAGCAGGCTTTTGCCGCCGATCCTTTGGCTGATAAGGCCAAGGTGCCCGTGATCGGTCCTTCCAATACGGCCAAGGGCATACCCCAGATCGGGAATTACGTCAGCCGCGTCTCGGCTCCGATTGCGATCGTGGCCCCGCATGCTTTGGAAGCTGCTTTGAAGCGCAATCCGCAGCTGAAGAGTGTCGCGGTTCTCTTCGCGCAGAACGATGCCTTCAGCACCTCGGAATCGCAAACCTTCCAGGAGGCGGTGAAGGCCGATAAACGCCTGCAGCTCGGCACCGCGCAGAAGTTTCAAACCACCGATACGGATTTCACGACTCAGGTGACCGAAGTGATGAAGGTGAAGCCTGACCTTGTGATTATTTCCGGCCTGGCCGCGGATGGCGGAAACCTTGTGAAGCAGCTGCGGCAGCTCGGTTATAAGGGTCTTATCATCGGCGGTAATGGTCTGAATACCCCGAACGTTTTTCCCGTTTGCCAAAAATACTGCGATGGAATTCTGATCGCCCAGGCCTATTCTCCAGAAGCGCCCGATCCGATGAACAAGGTCCTGGTTGACCTTTATCAAAAGAAGCATAAGAAAATGCCCGGGCAGTTCACAGCCCAGGCCTTCACTGCCGTTCAGGTCGTAGTCGAGGCTTTGAATGCCCTGGATCAGAAGAAAAAAATCACCAGCTACGATCTGAAGGATCTGCGGCAGGATCTGAACAAGCAGATTCTGAGCCAGAGCTATCAGACGCCGCTCGGGGCCATCAGCTTCGACAAGGACGGCGAGATCGTTCAGAAGTCCTTTTACGTCGCTGAAATCAAAATGGAAGCCGATAACAAAAACGGAACATTCGCCTTTCTTAAATAA